The nucleotide sequence TGATCGGAACTCTTTGATAACAATTCCTGACATTCCTGACATCTTCCACAGGTCCATCGGTGCTTAGAATGCTAGACCACGTACTGGGGAAAAGTACCTTCCAGAAGGGAATAAGATACTTCTTAGAAGAAATGGCATACGACATCGCAGAACCAAGTGATCTGTACAGAAATCTTCAGCGTGCGGTGCTTGAAGATCAAGCTTTGCCTGAGAACCTCACAGTAGCTGATTTTATGTATCCATGGGAGCACGTTGTAGGATATCCTCTAGTTACCATCATGAGGAACTACCAATCCAACGAGATAGTCATAAATCAAAGAAGATTCCTCTTCCAAAACAACGAAGATGACCCTGAATGTTCTTGCTGGTACATTCCACTCTCAATCGCAACAGCTACCAATCCCGATATGGGGAATACGAAACCATTCGCATGGATGCAAAGAGGAACGAAGGAATTAGTCCTCACAGGTTCTGGTAATCATTCTTGGACATCAAACGATTGGGTGTTGTTCAATGTACAGCAAACGGGCTACTACAGAGTAAATTATGACACTGAAAATTGGAGACTACTAGCAACTGAACTCCATCAAGGACCACCCTTCAAAATTGACACACTCAACCGGGCTCAACTTATTGACGATTCCTTCAATTTTGCCTATTCCGACGTCATTGAATTTCCCATCGCGCTGAATATCATTAAATACATCCGAGAAGAAGCAGAATTTTCTGTATGGACAACAGCTAATAAACACCTCATAAGTCTCAATCGTAGGCTTGAAGGACCTACATATACACAATATTTCGGCAGGTTTCTCAGACATCTAACAGTAGACCTATTCAGGAAGTTAGATGTCTTCGAGAATGTCAATGATGAAGAAAGTGCCCGGATCACATTCCTCCGACCAATTATTGTAGACCTAGCTTGTCGTTCGGGACTTGGAATTTGTCTTACAGCTACAAGGGTTCTTGTAATGGCAGAAGCTCTGACTGGACAACGTCTGGTGCCTCAGGAACAAAGTTCCGTGTACTACTGCCATGGTTTGAAAAACGCCAACTGGCAAACGTACTTGTACTTCTGGAATAGATTGCATTCACTCACAAATGACCAAGAAAGGCATCACCTTGTGAATGCTCTGAGTTGCTACCAAAGTAGCTCTTCAGTTTACGACTTACTACTGACCACATCTGTAATAGATACAATAGAAATTGTCTACGGTATGCTGGAACGTTTCAGTATCTTGTCAACGGCGTTCCGAAATGGTCACGTGAGAGTGGTCATAAACTTCCTGAAGGATCACCATGAAGAT is from Phlebotomus papatasi isolate M1 chromosome 1, Ppap_2.1, whole genome shotgun sequence and encodes:
- the LOC129798486 gene encoding aminopeptidase N-like, which produces MSVNLVAFAVTNYVSRGYLSPNQLPLGILVPVHLIEQAEFALDRTQEFLQAIEMYTARPFSLPKLDGIVINDFIYLSMENWGLMTYDTKFLLYTPGVTNLAQTVDIVKIITHNLMHNYFGNLVGISWWSYTWMTEGFATYFEYYMTDEYFPELRMSDIFVIEYMQRSLYEDALISTRPMTNYVEDVFDIDVVFDGVALRKGPSVLRMLDHVLGKSTFQKGIRYFLEEMAYDIAEPSDLYRNLQRAVLEDQALPENLTVADFMYPWEHVVGYPLVTIMRNYQSNEIVINQRRFLFQNNEDDPECSCWYIPLSIATATNPDMGNTKPFAWMQRGTKELVLTGSGNHSWTSNDWVLFNVQQTGYYRVNYDTENWRLLATELHQGPPFKIDTLNRAQLIDDSFNFAYSDVIEFPIALNIIKYIREEAEFSVWTTANKHLISLNRRLEGPTYTQYFGRFLRHLTVDLFRKLDVFENVNDEESARITFLRPIIVDLACRSGLGICLTATRVLVMAEALTGQRLVPQEQSSVYYCHGLKNANWQTYLYFWNRLHSLTNDQERHHLVNALSCYQSSSSVYDLLLTTSVIDTIEIVYGMLERFSILSTAFRNGHVRVVINFLKDHHEDVAKTYTFNHRMDEALREMSGYLRTEEDVTEFEEMLQIFFEAGHLSSFQIAGIRQEMEHNQKWINENKDQIEEWISNFFDPVENSSSTKHISLGIVFFGILLKLFF